gtataaaattattttagcaatactatatatattaagaataagttttcctaaatttggttaaatatgaaaatattttattagtatGAGTCGGGTTGGGTataggtcgggtcgggtatgggttgaaaaatttacattaggcttaaatgggtcataaatgagttGATGGGTCAATTTGGATCGACCCATTAATGACTTGACCCAAACCCGACTTGACCCACCCGTTTGACACCTCTACTCTTAGGAAACACCTCTTTTAACTCTTCAGTTCAAAAAGGTTTGGCCCttctcattttgatttttggttaaatacTTCTCCAGTAAGGATATATAACTAAGTCTTCTGAGCATAATCACTTATACATAGAATTGTTCCTCATTGCATTCCTCGGAATTGTTATGACTCGCAAAAGGAAGAGTTGTGAAGTGGAGACTGGATAGTTGTTGATGAATCTATGTTAGTACAATGCGAGAAATCATTGAAGCAAGCTGTAATTGATTATATATCTCATTACACAGCCTTGCCATTGTGTGGCCTCTTTTCTCATAGAGTAAATTCTGGGTGTCCAAATCAGAAGAATTTGATTTTTGCAACAGTAATGTATTTAAATATTGATTAAGTTCTGTAATCTCTTTAACATGGAGCCCTTGATAATGGTATCataaaagtgaatagaaagATTTGACTAGAGAAAAGATTGTGGTGGATATCCTAAAAATTCTCAGGAGATGAATTGAgagatatatatgtgaaatACACTTGATATTATTACAATGTTCAAGAGAGCTCTTTCGGAAAGCAAACTTTTTTGCTCATTTTTGGGCGCAAAATTATATTTCGAAAGCTTATTTTTGACGGACACTGTTATAAATTTTTCGAGTAGACATCAAAGTGTGCCCCAAGCATATGCAAGCATATATTACAGTTGCATGTTTCATCTCTATGGTGATTGATTTTTATCacaaatttctccaacaaagaaagaaatgaaggcTCATGTATGCTGCATGACTTGTTAAAGCTGTAACTTGTAGTGCATATATAAATAACAGTACACGATAGGAAATGTAAAAACAAGCGGTAGATAAATACTCGGACATGTTTTGCATACATAGATACACAGTTTTTAGCCATAACATTCCTTGTCATTTGTCCCCTTAAAGCCTTCGCCTAGCGAGCTTCACCTTCAATCCATATTTCATGTGAAGTACGATAGAAATAGAAGGTCTCACAGGGTGATCTTCCACAACATGAACCTCGTAGTTATGTATTACAGTGGCCGCAACCGTTTTTATCTGAGTGAAAGCCACATCTTTTCCCAAGCAAGTTCTTGGTCCGGCATTAAATGCAACGAACTTGTAAGATGGCTCATGCCTAATTCCTCCTCTCTCCGAAATCCACCTCTCCGGTTTAAATTCCAAACAATCCTCTCCCCATATTGATTTCATCCTCCCCATTGCATACATAACGACGATTATCTTCGTGCCGGGATCAACTTCATGTCCACTAGGAAGGACATCAGGCTTTGCAGGGCTCTTGCGTTGAAATGGAAGCGGTGGATATAGCCTCAAAGATTCGCACACCGCGCCATGTAAATATACCAGCTTGTGCATATGCTCACTAATATTGAAAACCCTCAGATTTTGTTCTTCCTTCGGGATTACAGATCTTATCTCCTCTCTGATTCTCATTTCAACAGACGGGTTCATCGAAAGAGCCCAGAAAAACCACGTGAGAGCTGAACCAGTAGTTTCTATCCCTGCGCTAATGAAAGTTAAAATCGTATCCCTAAGGAACTTGTCATTGCATTCTAAAGCGCCCAATGTCTCATTTTCCACCATATACAATGTCAATAAATCTGCACCATTTTCATCTCCCTTCACTTTGCCGGTTCCTTCTCTCAGTTCAACTCTCTTCATTGCTATGCAATTCCCTAGAATTTGGTCTCCATCTTCCCAAGCTTTTCTCAGTTTCTTCTCCACTCCAATCCCCAACAACCTTTGCAGAGTACCGAACCACTCAGGGTAAAAATGGCGATAGAAGAGCACCTCCTCGGCATCATCAAGTGCCTTGGAAATTAGGACTTCTGGGAATTCGACGGACAAGCTACCGGGGTCAAATCCCGTGACGAATCTGCAAGCAGAATCTAAGGTGAATCTCTGGAACAAAACTTGCAAATCCACCGTAACACCACTCTGAGACAATTCGTCGAGTACCCTGAGCAGACCATTCTCCAGCTTGTCCCTAGTCGTCATCAACAAGAACCGATGGAACCGTAGGTCTTTCATAAACACTTGAGCGACCCTTCTCTGCGTACTCCACAGATTGGAATCGGAGTTGAAGATCCCGTCGCCCAAAACGTCGAACACCCTCTTGAACTCGGGTCCTTTCGGGAAGTTCCCAAAGTTGGCGCTCAAGATGTAGTGGACGTTGGCGGGATCAGCAGTGAACAGCATGTCCATGCCAGAAAACCAGTGGAACCGGAGGAAGAAGTTGCCGTGGCTCCGCTCGAGAAAGCCGGTGGCCCATTCGTGGAAGTGGCTCAGGTTGAGCAAGAGCGCCGGTAGCATCCCCACAAGCGGCCAGTTTTTGGGGAGCCCATCGTCGCTTTTGCTGAGAAGACGAAGGACCGCAAAGCAAATCCCAGCCAAGAATATCTCCAAGAAACCTATCAACGCCATTGAAGcgtcccactctctctctctcgctcagtGAGAAGGTTTTGGAAGTCTAGTGATATagtatgaagcacggacacattacccgtgcttccgtgtcgtgtccgataCATTTCGAAGAGTGTCAAACACGTTGCCACGCTCAGACACAGTTGGACACGCGTCAATGGGTGTCGGATTTTCTAACATGTTGTCAAACACGTTTTGACACGTGTGTCCGGAAGATGGAGGGTAGaggcgagggcgagggagcGGAGACAAGCTGCGAGCGACGGTGAGCCCGCGACGGCAAGAGACGGTGAGAGacgaaagaggagaggaaggcggtcgtgtggcaaggaggaggagaaggatcaaaaggaagaggagaggaagggggtcgtgtggcgagaaggaggaggagaaggatcgagaggaagaggagagggaagGAAGTCGTGCGGCaagcggcgaggaggaggaggaaaaggagggctagctagggtttttgatgagaaaattcataaaataaaaaaataaaaaatgagattaggaaaggaaaaggagggctggcaaaaaggaggaagaaaaggagggcTGGCGTGAGTTTTAATTTTGGGGAGAGGGAAGTGACCACTTATCTATCACTATCAggtggtgggggagggaaaAGGGGGAAGgaaataaaagtgtaataaatttgggggtgggggaaaTGGACGAGGGAAAATAGGGAGTGGGGGtgtggggatttttttttaatggaaaaataaataaataacattaaaaaataatttaaaaaataaaaatactgaattttgaataatgataaattttggtcatttatagaagatcatggatttatttaaataaattgattctaatttcttattaattattagtttcatcaataatttttgttaaagttaaaaatatgTTTCCAAACATGGATACAcattaactatgaatatgtttttcgaattttcaatgaattgatttattaatattattagtgtaaattcattgtaagctctttttaaataaatttaaataaaattaattaaaaataaaaatattcatttaatatacaacgcgTGTCCCAACGtgttggaattctctatttttaagaaatgacgtgtcgtgtCATATCGTGTCGCATGTCTATGTCACGTGTCCGTGCTACTTAGGTAATATAtagaagagaggaggagagatgaCATTGACAGTGGGTGGCGGGAGGTCGACTGGCATTGAAAGTGCAAGGACGATTTATGTCTCGAACATTGCTTTCAAATGTGCGGtatcaaatgtctacatctccaAAATATTTATACGCATCTCTTAATCGTGCGTCTGCTCAAAAGATATTATACAGTCTCTCTACTCATCATCCAAATCAAACacataataaaaattggaatttttcaaCTACatgattgaaaaataattaaaagtacTTGCCTATCTCCTTCTTGCAATTTCAGCCTTTTGTACTTTGCAACATGATTtctaacatcttttttttttcaaaatttaaattctcatGTCCTCCATCtttaacaacttttttttttttccacttctgaGGCTGACAACCATAACTTTTTTGCGATATCCTGAATTTTGACCTCATCTCGATTAAACGAAATGGGCATTTTGTTGATGTGCCGATGgtcttttttttctaatttggccactcacgagttaaccgACCTaccgggtgaagccgttaagggatataaatgcggcatagttgaaaattcaatcggaaatcgactgctcgaccataataatcggcAAGAGTCAATACGACACTATTATAATCGAATTGTGATCAGATATAGGTCAATTCGACCGAATCAAGCAattgaattgcgggtgattccGCATGATTGCGAAATTCATATCGAATGGCACTAATTCGATTtttatcgattttatacttggtacctgtaattgaaaccttgcaatTTTTACGATAACCAAGAGTCGACTACaagtcggagatgcacaaacgtggatcaaAAATTATCAATCACGGGTCAAACGTGATAGAATccttaaaagctacccgataggttatgtcgtactaaaatcgcgttcggtcgattttaaccacgaaattgaattcggtttcgggaatTGGACGTTCAAGCGTGTCACGACTCATTTTTAGAACATCGTCTCATCTTTTGGAAGATTTTTGTCAAGCTcggaattttgcggaaaaatcaatttttgacaactcagaaataaaatagaaattcggaTCAAGAGGAAAATTGGATTATTTGGCCCTCAAAGTGGTTTGTTTTGTGAAGAATTAGAGGAAAATAGCCATTGGTTGACAAGCAGACTTTGGTGGTCAAGACTTTTGAGACATGTTCTCCCTTGACTTCATGgccctccctttctctctctctccccatcccTTTCCCCCTATTGGTGCGTACACCTTGCTTGGACTTTtggtcccctctctctccctctctattcTCATGCGTGAAGACCCTACAGCAGCCGACCAGCCCCAattttcctcccttcttcctcacgttttcccttcctctttctttcctctcacGTTCATCCCCTCCCTCacgcttttcttcttttgttcttatGCAACCcccctttcttccccttttccctcttctttccTTGACCGCAAGCCTCTCCTTGCGTCCGTTCTTATCTTAGTTGCTGcccacttcattttcatcttcactAGCCCACATCCCATGCAGCTACTTCACCTCACGGCACTTCCACCAATGCATGCCTCATCCATGCAACGCCCAATCTTCAGCGCCACCACCACCTTCAACGTCCAATAGCCAGCAACCACCGCAGCTCCTTCACACATCCACCACCAGCCTGCCAATGGCCAGCAAGCTCCACCAAGCAGAACCGCCAAGCCGAGATCAACCCAGTAGAACAGAACCATAATTGAGTCCCTCAGCCGTGAGCTTGTAAGGCTTTGTCCTTCGCCATTGAGCCTCCATTGAAGACTCGATAGTTACGGGTCTTTACCGCCGTTGCCATGAACCCATTttctcgctaatccggtgagttaacttcctaatcattgattaggttgttaatttcACTGAAGGGGTCAGATTAGTGTTAATGAGCttagttagattagtgctaaGAAGGATTAATATTAAGCAAGTTGAATTAGTGAAATTCGGATCAGTTTGCTAGACCCTTGCCgtttgtcatttttgtggatcGAAATGAACTACGATTTTGAAGTTGGTTccttcttgagaaatgttttagacatttttaactatgacatatattttattcaaaattttatgtaTTTAAAAAGAAGGATATTTTAGCTCCGGCATTTGAAAACAGAACTTCTGTTTTTGCTGGAACTAATGACTTTTTTGGATTCACTGAATTTTTATCAACCCTTAggattcaaattttgaaattttttcttcgCAAAAGTcgtttttcatatattttagtttaatatactcaaatttcagatcaaacggACAAGTTTTGGACCCTAAACCAAACTGATTTCAGACAACAGACTTTCTGGAAACGGACACAGTTTTTGTTACAATTTGAGCGAATTATTTCTCTTAATATAGAAATATATGGGTTAAGGTATCTCATAAAACATGTTCATTTAGGTGTcttttataacatattaaaatttgagaattttctgagCTCGATTAGTTATGTTtttggatttaaacttggaaaCGTGCGAGTGGCCCGGTTTTTGCCAATTAGGACCGGTTATGGTTTTGTGGTTGTTCCTGATGTTGTGCTTGCTAAATAAGGTATATTTAGAAATGTGGTGGACTTGTGGCATGCTGAACTTATGTGTGAGATCATGAGATGGATTGCTCCCTATTGGTTGTTTATTGTTATTACAAAATATGACCTTTTGgactattaaatagaaaataaatgaggtgttGGGTCCGAACATCAAAACTTATTTtcccaataaaacaataaggttttaaactaggtgggTGCAAAATTTTACGATTTAATTTTGAGTATATGAGCACCtacgaatttatttctaaacgtttgaacaaaaaaaaaaaaaggggttactaaaggtttgttttcaaaagaGGGGAGTtgggaaaataaattagaaaagaaatatgatgTTAGGTTTGGACGCCAAGTTTTATGCGCTCAATAAAACAAGGAAATTTTATACTAGATGCTTGCAAAGTTTGGCGGATTAATTTCAAATACGAGACTCcgtacaaatttattttgaaggtttgaacaaaaaaaaaaaaaaagggagttactaagtttatttttaataggGGATTTTGGTGTTTTGGCTATATAATGGAAGGTAAAACTTGACTTGATCGATGATGTGCCTGCATGGTCAGGTTAATTAAGTGGCTCAGTTTAATCAAccgcaatttatttacttaattaaatgcaatttatttatttaattaaatgcaatttatttacttatttattaattagtgtaaattatatcgggatagttaattgttagaatttcgtgccgattgtcaCGGTGCaattagtttgtgcaattgattgttaatttgtgcaatttgataCTGGGTGTTGATTcttgaaatattatttcaagaatgtgaaatttcagtatttaattagaaaaaaaaaataccgcGTGTCTGTTTTTGATGCCGAAAatgtttttagtactatatgaaatcatgggattttaaaatgaaagggtatCACGCTTAATGGTCTGATTTGACCGTGTGTCCACGCACACCTATTTTACCAGGTGTTttcaatatgaagaaaataggcaaagcacattattttaattgaggcgtttgagtgcaaagcacaatgtccttaaCCGGGATTAGATATGCATGGAATCGTTATCGAAACCTGTCACGAGCTGTTAAGCCGGACAATGCTCCTTCAAGAATGCCCTAAGTCAACGGATGCCAATCGTAATGGAAGCTGGActgatgctcctatatggaatgccatctagatgTAGACATTGTGTGCTCGATGGTGTGAGACGACGCCCAGCTATACCGGAAGACCACTGACTGTTGAGTCGGCTGTGGCTGTTGGGTCGTAATCAATTGAGACACATGATTGATTGAAACTAGGGGCCTAATTAGGAGATGAAATTGTGTGGTGCGATATGGAACGTGCTATAACGATTTGGTCTAGTAATCAAGACCTTGTGTAATTGTGGTGATACATGTGTTGAGACGTCCCGATTGATGAGTGCTTTTAATGCAATTatatgtgatatgaattgtactgacatgCAGGAGGGAACTCAGGCGAGGTGAGTCTCATTGATTGTGTGTATAGGCCGCCTCTAAGTGAATTTGTGCCCTAGTCGGGACTAGGGGGAGGACTCGGTAAGATTTATATGTCAccggttattgtataaccattttcaggtccttagtgTGAAGAACTCACAGCTTGAAGCGGAAGGGTCAAGAGCATAGGTGGCTCAGTAGTTCTTTATAAGATAGACTTTCTGTATAAGCTTAAGATGTTTATGaaagtgtatttgatttgaaactggttgtcctacttttctatcctatgTATGTTGTTGTCAAGGAATTAGTTGATTCACTTCcgtatgtgcaataaaatgaaaagggtcggcgacgagtCTTGGGAAcatcgcaaaattttatcgaccaccgagggatgtgcacgcGCTCGAGATTCGGGGCATGACATTTTTCTCGGTCTTGACAACAACATTTAATTTTTGGGATACTATCCCAAAAAGGAGGCCCTTGGTTACATGTTGTTGCCAAAGCGTGAAGATATGATCTTTTTGGGATACTAGCCCAAAAAGTAGTATC
This region of Eucalyptus grandis isolate ANBG69807.140 chromosome 8, ASM1654582v1, whole genome shotgun sequence genomic DNA includes:
- the LOC104417816 gene encoding alkane hydroxylase MAH1 → MALIGFLEIFLAGICFAVLRLLSKSDDGLPKNWPLVGMLPALLLNLSHFHEWATGFLERSHGNFFLRFHWFSGMDMLFTADPANVHYILSANFGNFPKGPEFKRVFDVLGDGIFNSDSNLWSTQRRVAQVFMKDLRFHRFLLMTTRDKLENGLLRVLDELSQSGVTVDLQVLFQRFTLDSACRFVTGFDPGSLSVEFPEVLISKALDDAEEVLFYRHFYPEWFGTLQRLLGIGVEKKLRKAWEDGDQILGNCIAMKRVELREGTGKVKGDENGADLLTLYMVENETLGALECNDKFLRDTILTFISAGIETTGSALTWFFWALSMNPSVEMRIREEIRSVIPKEEQNLRVFNISEHMHKLVYLHGAVCESLRLYPPLPFQRKSPAKPDVLPSGHEVDPGTKIIVVMYAMGRMKSIWGEDCLEFKPERWISERGGIRHEPSYKFVAFNAGPRTCLGKDVAFTQIKTVAATVIHNYEVHVVEDHPVRPSISIVLHMKYGLKVKLARRRL